Sequence from the Enhydrobacter sp. genome:
AGACTCTGGTTGCGCAGCGCCGCGACGCGCCGCTCCCAGATTTTTCTCGCCGCTTCGGCCTCGGCCAGATTCTGATCAGCCAAAAGCACCTCGCGCTGCAGATGGGCCATGGCCAAGAGACCTCGGTCGCCGTTGACGAGGTGGTAGCCGAAATAGCCGAACAGCGTGGCGAAGATCAGGGGCGCCAGGATCTGTCGAGGTCTCAACAACATATGCTGCCTGTACCTTTAACTATGGCAACATATGGTATTGAGAATCAAGGGTTTTCGGCCAACCCGATCCTGACCCTGCGATTGTGCCGCCCCTTGTTCTCGATCTTCAGGATACGGACCGGCGGGGATCGTCCCGTCGAGGCGAGGTGAGTGCCGCCGCAGGCCTGACGATCGAGACCGGCGATTTCGACGACGCGGATCTTGCCGTCGGGCGTCGGCGGCGGGGCGACCGATCGGCTGCGGATCAAGCCGCGCTCGGCATGAGCCTCGTGCATCGACAGATAGATGAACTGCAGCGGAAGATCCTGCCGGATGACTTCGTTGATGGGCCCTTCGAGTGCCCGGAGCTTGTCGTTGTCGGCCCCGGGGACATCGAAGTCCATGCGCGCCGTTCCATCTTCCGCCATCTGCACGCCAGTCACGAGCGCGCCGTCGAAGGTCCCGAACACGAGCGCGTTCAGGATGTGGGTGTCCGTGTGGAGTTGGCGCATCCGTCGGCGGAACGTTGGATCGACAGCCGCTTCCACGACACCTGCGATCTCGGCTTGGGTGTCCAGCAGATGCCAGATCTTGCCCGCCGAATACTCGAATCCGATCACGGCGGCGTCTCCGCCATTCCAGCGAATCCGGCCGCGGTCGGCGAGTTGGCCGCCACCGCCAGGGTAGAAGGGCGTTTGCACCAAGGCGACCTTGCCAGGCCGGCTGTCGGTGACCTCGCTCGACAGAGTCAGGAGTTCGGGCTGGTCGTGACACAGGAGTTGCATGCCACCTTGCTAGGTCAGGCAGCTTGAAGAGTATTGGCGAAAATTGCCTATGGTGCAGCGGCCCGTGCAAACTGCAGCGGGGTGATGCCGAAGCACCGCTTGAAATGCCTGGTGAGCGCGCTCTGGTCGTAGAAGCCGACATCCGAGGCGACCTCGGCGATGGCCCGGCGGCGGCGAAGCTGGCGGCAGGCGACATTCAGGCGGAGCTGCGTCAGGTAAGCATGCGGCGTCAGGCCGGTCGTGCGCTTGAAGAGGCCGATGAGCTGAAAAGTCGAGAGCCCTACTCCCTGCGCCAGATCCTCCAGACGCAGATCCGTCGGATAGTCCGCGCGCATCCGATCCTTCACCTGCTCGAGCCGGCGGCGGTCGTCGAGTCCAGGCAGCTTGGGTCGCGTACCGCTGCCGTGTCGCTCGAACAACCGACCGAAAGTCTCGAGGAGAAGCTCGCGCTCGCGCAGCGCCTCGCCGCCTTCCTGAAGTGTCCGGTGCAGTGCCAGAAACCCCTGGATCAGGTCGCCGTCGCGAAAATCGTTGCGCGTGAAATACGGCACCTGGTCGATGCCGAACTCGGCAGCCAGTCGATCCATCGCCAATCGCGTTAGATACAGCGATCGATATTGCCAACGACGGCTCCGCCCCATCCAGCCGGCGTGCGGCTCCGCTGGATTGAACACGAACAACGTCGAGGTACGGGCCTCCTCGACCTGCCCGCGGCTCTTGACGATCGAACCGCCCTGTTCCGTCACGGCCACGACCAGCGCCTCGTGGGAATGGAGGGGGTAGTCGTGCGAGGTGAAGTCGGCGCACAGCAGGCTGAGGCCGGTCAAGTGCCGGTCCCACCAGTATCGGCTCGAGTTACGTGGATCGACGCGGGCCATGGCGCAATTTTCGCCAATAGCTTGGGCAAAGGCCAGTGCAGCTTCGCATCATGATCGCACGTCTCTGGCGCGGCCGCGCCACTCTCGAGAACGCCGGCCGATATGTCGCGCATTTCGACGAGACCGTGGTGCCCGAACTGCAGCGCCTCGACGGTTACCGCGATGGCTGGCTCCTGCGCCGGGAGCACGATGCCGGAATGGAGTTCCTCGCCGTCACCCTCTGGCAGTCACGCGATGCCATCCGCGCCTTCGCCGGCGACGACATCGCCAAAGCCCATGTCGAACGCGAAGCCCGCGCGGTACTGTCGGACTTCGACGAATTCGCGACGCACTACGACGTCGTGCCGAGGGCCTGGACTCCGCGCAGGATCGACCGGCCGGCATAGCGCGCCTGGGTGCCGAGTTGCTCTTCGATCCTCAGGAGCTGGTTGTACTTGGCGAGGCGATCGGAACGCGACAACGACCCCGTCTTGATCTGGCCGCAGTTCGTGGCGACGGCCAGATCCGCGATGGTCGAGTCCTCCGTCTCGCCCGAGCGATGGGACATCACCGCGCCATAGTTGGCGTTGCGCGCCATCGACACGGCTTCCATCGTCTCCGTCAGCGAGCCGATCTGGTTGACCTTGACGAGAATGGCATTCGCCAGCCCGTCCTTGATGCCCTGTCTCAACCGCTTGGGATTGGTGACGAACAGGTCGTCGCCGACGAGCTGAATCTTCTTTCCGAGCCGATCGGTGATCGCCTTCCAGCCGGCCATGTCGTCCTCGGCCATGCCATCCTCGATCGAGACGATCGGATACTTGCCGACCAAGGCCGCATAGTAGTCGACCATACCGCCGGCATCGAGGGACTTGCCTTCGCCTTCGAGCTCGTACTTGCCCTTCTTGAAGAATTCGGTCGACGCCGGATCGAGCGCCAGCATGATGTCTTCTCCCGGCTTGTAGCCGGCCTTCTCGATCGACCTCATGATGAAGGTCAGCGCCTCGTCGGCCGTCGCCAGGTTTGGCGCGAAGCCGCCTTCGTCGCCGACGTTGGTGTTGTGCCCGGCGTCCTTGAGCTGTGTGCGCAGGGCGTGGAAGACCTCGGAACCCATGCGCAGGGCGTCGGCGAACCGATCCGCCTTCACCGGCATGATCATGAATTCCTGGATGTCGATCGGATTGTCGGCATGGGCGCCGCCGTTGATGATGTTCATCATCGGCACGGGCAGGACCGACGCCTGGCTGCCGCCCACATACTTGTAGAGCGGCAGCCGGCTATCGGCCGCCGCCGCCTTGGCGACGGCGAGCGATACACCCAGGATCGCATTGGCGCCCAGCCGGCCCTTGTTCGGCGTTCCGTCGAGGTCGATCAAGGCACGGTCGATCTTGATCTGGTCACGCGCGTCGAGCCCGGACAGAAGATCCATGATCTCGGCGTTCACGGCATTGACTGCCTTCAGGACGCCCTTGCCGCCGTACCGCTTCTTGTCGCCGTCGCGCAGCTCGACCGCCTCGTGCGCCCCGGTCGACGCCCCCGACGGCACCGCGGCGCGCCCCGTGGCGCCGCTTTCCAGCTCCACGTCGACTTCGACGGTCGGATTGCCGCGGGAGTCGAGGATCTCGCGGCCGCGAATTTCGACAATAACGCTCATGACGGCAGGAACTCCTTTCAGGCGCGGCCTGTCTAGCCGCTGGCGACGGGTTTTTCTATAGTGGCCACATGCGAGGCGTACATGACATGGGCGGCCTGCAGGCCGGGCCCGTCGAGCGGGTCGAACACGACTACCAGCTCTGGGAGAAGCGCGTCGACGCGCTGATGGTACTGCTGTCGCGCAAGCGACGCTTCACGGTCGACGAATTGCGCAAGGGCATCGAATCGCTGCCCGGCGACGCCTACGACCGCCTGACCTACTACGAGCGGTGGATCGCCTCCATCGCCTCCGCCCTCGTGCACCGTGGCATCATCAGTGTCGAGGAGCTTCGCACCAAGCTCGCCGACATCGAGAGACGGCCGGACGGCCCGAAGGTCGGCAAGCCGTGACGCCCCGGTTCCCAGTCGGCGCGACGGTGAACGTGCGGCGCGGCAATCCGCCGGGACACATCCGGACACCCTACTACATCCGCGGCAAGAGCGGCGTGGTGGAACGGATTTGCGGCGAGTTCCGCAACCCGGAGGAACTGGCCTACGGACGCAGCGGCGAACCCAAGCAGGTGCTGTATCGCGTGCGTTTCTCGCAGAAGGACGTCTGGCCCGACTACGCCGGCCCGATCAGCGACACCATCGACATCGAACTCTACGAACACTGGCTCGAGCAACGGTGAACCCGGCCATGATGGACAGCATCACCCACACGCACGACGGCCCGGATCCCCACGCGCCTCGTCCGGATCACGACGATACGATGACGCATCACAAGATGCTCGAGATCGCCGTCCGAGAACTCCTCATCGAAAAGGGAGTTCTCACCGCGGACGAGGTACGCCAGGCGATCGAGCGCATGGACGCCCGCGGCCCTCACCTCGGTGCCAGGATCGTCGCGAAAGCCTGGGTGGATCCGGCATTCAAGGAGCGCCTGCTCCACGACGGCACGGCAGGTGCGGAGGAAGCCGGCGTGCAGATGGATCAGCCCACGCGTCTCATCGTCGTCGAGAACACGCCCGGCACGCACAACCTCGTCGTCTGCACGTTGTGCTCCTGCTATCCGCGCATGGTCCTGGGAATCCCGCCCGACTGGTACAAGAGCAGGGCCTATCGCAGCCGGGCGGTACGCGAGCCGCGGGCGGTGCTGGCGGAATTCGGCACGCAACTGCCGGCCGACGTGACCGTGCGGGTGCACGATTCTACGGCCGATATGCGCTACTTGGTGCTGCCGATGCGCCCCGCCGGATCCGAAAGCCTCGACGAGACCCAGCTCGCAGGGCTGGTGACACGCGATTCCATGATTGGAGTCAGCGTTCTCTGATCGCTCAGCGCCACGCGCTGCGCAGGGCCCGTTCGGTCTTCCACTTCTCGACCGCGGCGATGTCGTCGCAGGAGAAGGCCTGCGGGTTCTTGCGCGGATTGCCCTCGACCCAGGCGAACACGAGGCATTGCGACACCGAGACGTCGCCCTGCTTGCCTTGCAGGAGGACTTCCGCCGTCGTTGCCGCGCCATCCTTGGCGTCGCCATAGTCATCGATCGCCGGATTGATGTCGCCGACGCTGCGTCCGGCTGTCTTGGTCTCGGCGTACCACTTGGCGAAGGCCGGAAACTGGTCGCCCGCGAGCCCCTTGCCGTCCGCGGCGACATAGGCCTTCAGATCTCGGACGAGTGCCTGAATCGCCGCATCGGCCTTGGGTTCTGCGGCCTTGCGTCGCGCGGCCAGACGCTCCTGCAGTGCCTTGAGGGCATCGGCGTTCGAGGACGGCGAGGCCGGCGCTGGCGTCGGCGTCGCGACCTGCTGCGGTGCGGGCTCGATCCGCTTGATCGGAACCTTCGCCGCTTCCTCGTTCAGGGCCTTGGCCTCTTCGGGGGTGAGCTTGCCGGTGGCGGCGGCGCCGCGGCCCTTCTGCCAGTCGCCGATGGCCTTCACGGTCGCCGGCGACTGCAAGTTGCCGTCGATCGGGCCGGGGTACTTGTCCAGAGTACGCAGCGATTCCTGGATCTTCCGCCGCTCTCCCTCCGAGCCCTGCAACACACTGGCATGGTCGGGTGCCGGTGCGGGGCGCGCCACGGCGCCGGCCTGGTTGGAGGGGGCTGCCGGCCCGCTCGTCGAACAGGCCGCCGGATTTTGGAAGCAGCGCTCCACTTCGCTCGCACTTTGAGCGAGCGCCACGACAGGCAGCCAGGCAACGAACGCCGCGACGACGGGTAGGCCGCGCATCCTAGAGGCCGCCATAGGTACCCGCCGCGAGTTGCGACGGCAGTCCGATGACCAGCACGACCGGAGAGCCGTTCGCCGTCTGTCCGCGCGCCACGATGTGGTCGTTCGGCCCGCCTGCCTTGCTCTGGTAGGTGCCCCGGCTGCTGAACTTGCCGCCGAAGCACGACAGCGAGAATGCGCCGGTGCCCGACGACTGGTTTGTGAAGGTGCCGTCGCAAACGTGCTCTCCGCGGGCGTTGCTCACCGAGAATGTGACGGATCGATCGCGCCCGATCAGCGCGCCGTAACGTGCCTGTCCGTTCAGCCTGACGTTGTTGCCCCGCTCGTCGCGATAGAAGATCGAGGCCGGACCGTAGGATTCGTCGGGCATCGTCTCGCGCGGCACGACATAGGTTTCGTTGCTGATCACGACCTTGCACTGGCAGGCAGTGGCGTAGTTCTCGCCCAGCGGGCCGAGCTCGGCGAGCTTGCGGTTACAGGCCGACAAGGCGGTGTCCTGCACCTCGCGTTCGCTCATCTGGCCGCGCGTGTAGGCGTCGGCATAGAGGAACGCACACTGTCGCGGCATCGGGATGGCGACCACCTTGTTGCTCGCCGCGTTGGTCTCGGTGTTCACCCAGTAGCGCTCGGCCATCTCGGGAAAGCGCAGAAAAATGGGATCGCGCCGCTCGGCCTTGCCGTAGGGCGACTGCGCCGCCGGCTGCGCCAGCGCCCCGCCGGCAAGAACCGCGAGTGCCGTCAGGACAATCCAGAGGATCCGAAGCATGATCGATTATCAGCGGCAAAACATGACCGAAATACGACCGTCGCGGGCGGCCTGCAGGGCATCGCTAAACCAACCGGCTCTGCGCCTTCGCGGCTCCAATGAACGACGAGAACAATGGGTGCGGCGCGAACGGGCGGGACTTCAGCTCGGGATGGTACTGCACGCCGATGAACCAGGGATGGTCGGGGATCTCGACGATCTCGGGCAGGATCCCGTCCGGCGACATGCCGGAGAAGCGCAGGCCGACCTGCTCCAACCGGTCCTT
This genomic interval carries:
- a CDS encoding septum formation initiator family protein codes for the protein MLLRPRQILAPLIFATLFGYFGYHLVNGDRGLLAMAHLQREVLLADQNLAEAEAARKIWERRVAALRNQSLDPDMLDERARALLNFSHKDDIVVFTPTR
- a CDS encoding AraC family transcriptional regulator; the encoded protein is MARVDPRNSSRYWWDRHLTGLSLLCADFTSHDYPLHSHEALVVAVTEQGGSIVKSRGQVEEARTSTLFVFNPAEPHAGWMGRSRRWQYRSLYLTRLAMDRLAAEFGIDQVPYFTRNDFRDGDLIQGFLALHRTLQEGGEALRERELLLETFGRLFERHGSGTRPKLPGLDDRRRLEQVKDRMRADYPTDLRLEDLAQGVGLSTFQLIGLFKRTTGLTPHAYLTQLRLNVACRQLRRRRAIAEVASDVGFYDQSALTRHFKRCFGITPLQFARAAAP
- a CDS encoding nitrile hydratase subunit beta, whose translation is MTPRFPVGATVNVRRGNPPGHIRTPYYIRGKSGVVERICGEFRNPEELAYGRSGEPKQVLYRVRFSQKDVWPDYAGPISDTIDIELYEHWLEQR
- a CDS encoding peptidoglycan-binding protein — translated: MRGLPVVAAFVAWLPVVALAQSASEVERCFQNPAACSTSGPAAPSNQAGAVARPAPAPDHASVLQGSEGERRKIQESLRTLDKYPGPIDGNLQSPATVKAIGDWQKGRGAAATGKLTPEEAKALNEEAAKVPIKRIEPAPQQVATPTPAPASPSSNADALKALQERLAARRKAAEPKADAAIQALVRDLKAYVAADGKGLAGDQFPAFAKWYAETKTAGRSVGDINPAIDDYGDAKDGAATTAEVLLQGKQGDVSVSQCLVFAWVEGNPRKNPQAFSCDDIAAVEKWKTERALRSAWR
- the eno gene encoding phosphopyruvate hydratase, with protein sequence MSVIVEIRGREILDSRGNPTVEVDVELESGATGRAAVPSGASTGAHEAVELRDGDKKRYGGKGVLKAVNAVNAEIMDLLSGLDARDQIKIDRALIDLDGTPNKGRLGANAILGVSLAVAKAAAADSRLPLYKYVGGSQASVLPVPMMNIINGGAHADNPIDIQEFMIMPVKADRFADALRMGSEVFHALRTQLKDAGHNTNVGDEGGFAPNLATADEALTFIMRSIEKAGYKPGEDIMLALDPASTEFFKKGKYELEGEGKSLDAGGMVDYYAALVGKYPIVSIEDGMAEDDMAGWKAITDRLGKKIQLVGDDLFVTNPKRLRQGIKDGLANAILVKVNQIGSLTETMEAVSMARNANYGAVMSHRSGETEDSTIADLAVATNCGQIKTGSLSRSDRLAKYNQLLRIEEQLGTQARYAGRSILRGVQALGTTS
- a CDS encoding alanyl-tRNA editing protein, which translates into the protein MQLLCHDQPELLTLSSEVTDSRPGKVALVQTPFYPGGGGQLADRGRIRWNGGDAAVIGFEYSAGKIWHLLDTQAEIAGVVEAAVDPTFRRRMRQLHTDTHILNALVFGTFDGALVTGVQMAEDGTARMDFDVPGADNDKLRALEGPINEVIRQDLPLQFIYLSMHEAHAERGLIRSRSVAPPPTPDGKIRVVEIAGLDRQACGGTHLASTGRSPPVRILKIENKGRHNRRVRIGLAENP
- the nthA gene encoding nitrile hydratase subunit alpha; its protein translation is MTHHKMLEIAVRELLIEKGVLTADEVRQAIERMDARGPHLGARIVAKAWVDPAFKERLLHDGTAGAEEAGVQMDQPTRLIVVENTPGTHNLVVCTLCSCYPRMVLGIPPDWYKSRAYRSRAVREPRAVLAEFGTQLPADVTVRVHDSTADMRYLVLPMRPAGSESLDETQLAGLVTRDSMIGVSVL
- a CDS encoding nitrile hydratase subunit beta; translation: MRGVHDMGGLQAGPVERVEHDYQLWEKRVDALMVLLSRKRRFTVDELRKGIESLPGDAYDRLTYYERWIASIASALVHRGIISVEELRTKLADIERRPDGPKVGKP